The genomic segment AATATTGTTTGTAACCAAGAGAATACTCGAATTCCTTTTCTTCTCCAGAGACAGCaagaaaactgaaataaaaatctCAGCATAGAGGTTGAGAAGAATAAATATAAGTGGAGAATAATTGGTTGAGGAGGTTTACCTTATTTTTCAAGTTGCTACAAAATTTTAACTAAGTGGTGATATTCTGAATTAAGTAATGTGGAAGACACGAGTTGAATCTTAGTTCTACAGCACTGCTCTCCTCTGCCCAGCATACGCAGTCTCGTTAGCCTTGCCATTGGCTCTGTTTTCCATGTACCATGTTCCCTTTTGTTTATGACTTACTAGGAGTTATTTGGATTAATCCGGAAAGATTTAGAACATTAAGAAGAACATTACTGGATCAGGCCAATGATCTGTACAGCCCAGCGTTTTGCTTCCTtcagtgaccaaccagatgcctcaAAAGGCCCACCAGTAGGTATAATGCCAATGAACAAGGAGGCTTCGTCTAGCTATGGTGATTAATTGCGTTGAAGGACCTGTTGCCATtgatgggagagccagcatggtgtagtggttaagagcggtggtttggagcagtggactctgatctggagagccgggtttgattcctcactcctccacacgagtggcggagcctaatctggtgaactgggttggtttccctgctcctccacatgaagccagctgggtgaccttggactaatcacagctctctcagccccacctacctcacagggtgtctgttgtggggaggggaagtgaaggtgattgtaagccggtttgatttttccttaagtggtagagaaagtcagcatataaaaacctactcttcttcttctatcctctgtgaacatgtctaATCCCCACTCATAACCATTGATGCTAGTGGTCATCACTGAACCATGTGGCATGGAGTTCCATCATTATGCATTATGTGAATTAGTAATTATATTTATTGTCTTAAGGGAGAAGAAAGTGAGGCAAAACAGTCTCTGATACAGTAGATTACACCACCCTGTTGAGCTGTTTGGAGGTAGGAGTAGGCATCCGGGGATATGCTTTGGATTGGTTTAGATTGTTCCTCTCGGATCAGATTCAGAGGGCTGCTGTTGGAGCTTGGCTGTCCTCAGCGTGGGAGTTGCCTTGTGGGGTTCCAAAGGGTGCAGTCTTAGCCTCCATGCTACTCAACCTCTATATAAAGCCTTTAGGAGAAATTATATCTTTGGCAGTGGATGCTATCGgtatgctgatgacatccagATCTATATCTCTCCATCCAAACCCCCTGGGGATGCAGTATAGGTCTTGTGTCACTGCCTCAGGGCTGTAGTTAAATGGctgaaagtaaaaaaataaatagaaactgAACCTAGATAAGatggaggtaatgctggttggaaagCCTGAGTTATTGAATGACATTGTGCTCAACATTGTGCtttccacttttgatggagttcagctgacccttgctgactcggTTAAGAGCCATGGGGTTATTACTGGACCCCCAGCATTggtgctggagaagcaagttaatgcagctgcatccAAAGGTTTTTCCCCCAATGCAATCAACTTGGATGCTCCAGTTGATGCAGAATGCCACCGCTCcattattatcaggagctaggtggaacatgcatattacacccattctgctGTCACTCCATTGTCTGCCCATCAGTGACTGAGTTCAgtttaaggtactggctatcacaaAGCCTTTCCTGGCCTTGGACCCCCATCTCTGGAAGACCACCTCTCCACCTATATGTGGTAGACAGATTTTGAACTGAACCTGGTATCTGATGGGCAGCTAGTGGGCTTAGGAACTGGTAGGGCGGCCAATATAGTGGATTGCAAAAGCAAGGTTGTGGCAAAATTTGAAGAAATTGTCCCCCAGCTCTCTCCAGCCCACTGTGTCACTTACACAGTATTACAATTTGCCGTCGTCGATGCTTGCTGCCAGCACGTTGACTTTGTCAAGGACTGTGAGAAGCATATCAGGGCCATGTTCAGGTTTTACGAGGCGTCCCCcgaaaggctgagagagctgcagtTGGTGGCTTCTTGTCTAGGCCAGAAGGTTGCCAAGCTGATGGACTTGAACAACGTGCGGTGGGTCACCAGCAAGAGAGGGACCCTAAATGCCCTTCTTGAAAACTTGCCCGCGGTTGTGAAACACCTGGAGCGGCTGTCGAGATCCAGTGGCCACAAGGGTCAGAAAACAAAAGGGACGTTGACGTTCCTAGGAAGTTTCCATTTTGTAAAAATGTCTCACTTCTTGATAGATTTCCTTAATGTTTACAAGCCTCTCTCAGAAGTTTTGCAAAAAGAAAACGTGTTAGGAATGTTAATTCCACTCCAGAAAACACGTACCTCATGCTAGAAAACCTTCTCCAGCAGCCAGGACCGAAAGAGGCAGAGTTTGACACTAACGTGAAGGACGCAGACTTCCGCGGCATCCCCTTGGTGGCGACAGAGACTGGGAATTGCTGATTTCAAATTGATAGAGCAAAGATTATTCTGACAGGAGTGGAATATTTGCACCAAAGGTTTGACTCTGAGAAATCACTACAGGTACTAAAAAACATGGAGGTGTTTGATACCGCTTCTTGGCCTGACTGCTGCCATTTTGCCAGCTTTGGAAATACAGAGATTCTTTCTTTAGCTAAGCATTTTGAGCGCTCTCTAACGTCGAGCTACAGTGAGGATGGACTGGTGAGGGAGTGGTTTGAATTTAAAACTGTCACACAGGACCTTCCCTTCTCAGCCTTGTGCAGAAAGGCCATCGCCGAGCGTCAGAGGTTTCCTGTGCTGAGTAAACTCGCGTCAGTCGCAGCGTGTCTCTGCACCTCCACAGCAAGCTGCCAGCAGGGGTTTGTCATCATGAACCTGATAAGGACTTACGAGAGACTGAAACTTTCCTACAAAGTGGCCAACTCTCTAATGATGGTGGCTGTCAATGGTGTGGGGTACAGGAGTATGACCCCCGGCCTGCGATTGAGCATTGGTACTTGACATCTGGCCGGCGCTGTTAACCATTTGATTGCTGTTATTGCCGCTGTGGTCTCCACTTGGAACTGGGGTCGTACAGATTCTAAATATTTAACACCATCACTTTCTAATGAGCTGCGAAAAACACGCCTCTATCCCTGCCCAGAGGACTTGCCTGCAGATCTTCTTAAAAATGCTAATAGGATTGGGGGTTTGACTGGTAAAATTATggtcatgtatttttttttagtattcATTTAATTAGAACAAGCAAGACGATATTTTAATCGCTGCAGTATTGTTACACTTAGGGGGGTTCTGACATAGAGGtgttcagtcataatcccacagatggtagcttcgccccaaTGGCTCCTTATGACCGAATCATACTTTAATCGCTGTCAGGTCTGGAATGCTAATTTGAAAAACAAATTAGTTAACTGTAATGCTTgtcagacttccttggtgatctcccattggttagtacttggatgggggaccaccaaggaagtccagagttgctatggagaggcaggcaatggtaaagtacTTCTATCcctctcgtcttgaaaaccctacggcgtcgccttaagttggctgacacttgatggcactttccaccaccagtggtGAAACAAATTAGTCAACTGTAACGGTGAAACAAACTATAGTGATAACTTTCTAACAATGTGAGGTTTCTATAAATGTGAACAAGTCACCGGACAGTGGTTCTCACAATGGCATTCTTGGCTTAAGGCTTAAATAATAGGTGATCTGTTGACCAATCAATCTGAGAATATTTGACCCGTATGCCAAGCTTAGCTGCTCACTATTTGTCTCGTGATCTATatcagtgattagggttgccaggtctaggatgggaagtacctggagattttgggggtggagcctggggacaaaAGTGAATTATGTTCTgtacataaatatttttaaatggatgAAATAAAGcattattattaaataaaaagGCAAAGATTTTCAAATACGTAACTTAATTAAACACCCTGGAGAGCATTTGACCTTGTCAGAAAAcctaaaagaaataaaacatgaGATCCTCTAACTAGAAATGCCAGAGATCAAACTTGggacttagaacataagaacagccatgctggcccatcagatccagcagtctgttcacacagtggccaaccaggtgcctctacgaagccaacaaacaagacgactgcagcagtattaccCTGCCTctgtttcacagcatctaatataattataggagccccgtggcgaagaatgataagctgcaatactgcagtccaagctctgcttatgacctgagttcaatcccaacgggagttggtttcaagtagccggctcaaggttgactcagccttccatccttccaaggtcggtaaaatgagtacccagcatgctgggggtaaagggaagatgactggggaaggcagtggcaaaccaccctgtgaacaaaaaagtctgcctaggaaacgtcaggatgtgacatcaccccatgggtcaggaatgacccggtgcttgcacaggggacctttaccttttaatataataatattataatataacAGTCCAGATGGCCCAttaaggcccatcaaatccatcagtctgttcacacagtggccagccaggtgcctccaggaagcccacaaacaagatgactgcagcagcaccatcctgcctgtgttccaccgcacccaatataataggcatgctcctctgatcctggaaagaataggtatgcatcatgactagtattcattttgactagtagccatggatagccctatatcctccgtgaacatgtccattcccatttaaagcctcccaagttctTCTGTGCAAAACCTGTGCTCTACTGCTTAACTAAGTGCCTTCCCTAAGCAGCTGGAAAGCATTCTGGTATCGCAgttacaccactcttaaccactacacctcgctggctctcacaaagtgcctgtttgggggagggggagggaaggtgattgtaagccactttgagattccttaaggtagagtaGCCCCATTCTCCCTGATGTACGGATGTTTTCATTTGCTTTGGGGGGTGGTTTACAGAGAGTAATAAGACTATAACCCTCCCATAGTCCATTCTGTTTCTAGCAAAATGTGCCAGTCACACTTAAGAGAGGTTTGGAAGTGTGTGGGCAACATCTtgttgtcaggatcaggcatctgtccctagcatcccataagtaaactcatccaggcaggtagtcctgaagcagtgatactttattaggagcaaacaGACAGCTACAAGAACTGACTGCTTGcatgcaggtgaggctagtaatggcgaaacattggcagattacatgtttaaaagcattacaggctacgatggtaaacacggctaagcatccccgagataagctattcccaggacaggcagactaaacatcagcgcagctgtgggagaaaggaagagcgaaactgtacacagagtttaaaggcttgggaaccaaggacttggtgcgtagccagaagctggcctgctcatgtcaagagcctttacccctGCTAGCAGCAAGGCCTGACACTTGTGACTGACGTGACCTGGGGGAAGAGGTGGAGAATTAGAATGGGCTTTTGTGACCAAGGGGTAGGGCCTCAGTCCTCTGTTTTGCTCCTTCCCCCCTCAGGAGACAAGAGGAAGTGAAACAGGCCCAAACCCCACCGTCAACATCCTTTACCCCACTTGCGGAATTCAGCTTAGTTTGCAGCCCTGCTGCGACACGGTGAATTTATTTATAGCCCAGACATATTTATAGCACAGCCCCGAACTCCTCTCCTGCAACTTCTCTAGAAGTGTCCAAGGATACTGAAGTGCCCATGATAagggtattttacctgtggcactatgatctgccctgtgtacataagcaggtgcagaaATCCTCCTTTTGGACAGATAAACGCGTGTAGATAAACGCGTGTCAAGAACCCCCCCTTTTCCTCTCTGTCTTTGCTTGCAATTCACTGAGTTTGCATAAATCACACACACTAACATTCCTGAAAGGTTGCAACGAGCAGAGACTGCCAGACACCTCTGCGTTGTTAAGGTTATTGTCTCTGTAATGGGAACATTCATGTCCCAGCTGAATGCACTGGTTTAATGAAGCATTGTTAAGAAGGACAGCTATGGTGTGATTTCAAGAAAAGTATCTTTACTGAGAAAATGAATAAAAGCTACTGCTTGTACAacagaaagttgatttatttttgcagtTTGATCTTGGGCTGGAGAGATTTTGAATCCCGGCTTGTACTATGTAAACTTTGTACTATTAAATAGTGAGCTGTTTAAACTACTTCTGTGTTGACAATTAAGACTGCACATAGCAAGCAGATTGCAatgatctgagtgacagccaggtgataggtggtgtcacatgatcactcaatgactgagcagaaaatctgGCCCAAACTGGACTGAGCAAGATagtcctggcaactaggcagccaacagttcattggctggGAAACTGTGCcagatgtgtatatatgtgtactaTATGTGTATAGTTGGTGTGGGTTAAGAGAAGGAGGTGCTTTgcggagcactttgacactgtgaataaaagagcacttatttatatgtgctgTCTCTGCTGTTTTCACTCGCTGCTGGGATGACTAACAATTCTCACAAATGCCATCAGGGCTATGGGCCCGGTCCAgctcagctcaactgcgctacgtcctggaggttctgaacGGAGgttctatctgtggaacaagggctgtggtgAGCAGAAGGAGCGAGTGAATGTCTGGTGAGGATTCggacggagcagaggaggaggcaaGCTGGTCTGCTGGCAGTGATttggcggaggaggagagcgacacggaggtCGAGCAGCTGGGTGCTGACGACATGGCACAGGCGGCTACGGCGCTACTTGTTGATAAGTTCAACTCCACTAACTACAATGTCTGGTCGTTGCGGATGCAGCACTACCTCAAGAGAGAGGCGTTGTGGATTTATGTCTCTAACCCCCCCGGACCCGGAGACAGCTCAAGACGTGGCGAAAGATGAAAAGCACTGGCTATCATTGTGCTCAGCGTAGCTGATGATCAACTTGTACACGTCTCAGGTAAGCTGAAAGTGAAAGCAGCATGGGACTCTTTGAGTCAGGTGTACATGCAGAAAACGGCCGGCTCTTTAATAGCCATTACCGGGTGCATGTACAGAACTGTAATGCAACCGGGGGTGCCAATTTGGAAGCATATAAACACTTTAACAGAATGCTTCCAAATGCTTGaacagagaagggaaactttgtTGGAAGAAGACAAAGTGTTTATTATACTAAGCTCTCTGACTGAAGAATATAACATGCTCATTACCGCTTTGGAGTCTGTTGAAACAGATAAGCTGACCTTGGAGTATATCACCGGGTGATTGCTGGAGCATGAGCAAAGACTGAACGTGTCAGTGTTTGGGAAACCTGCCAAGTCAGAGGGAGGCGAGGAAAAGATGCATTGCTTCACCGGCGGGGagagaaacacagaaagaaaGCCGAAGGGAGATTTTCAGCATGTGGCGTTGAGAGTCAGAAAATGCTTTGTTTGTGGATCTATAAAtcaccaaaagagagactgcccGGATGTCAAGAAAAGGAGCCGAGGGGAACAGTCTTCAAAGGGTGCAGTCAGAAGGTGTCACTGGTGCTGACTGAGACTAATGACACTACTGCGTTTGGATTCTGGATTCTGGGGCTTCTCAGAACATTTGCCAAAATGAGGAGCTGTTACAGGACGTACACAGTTCCAGCTTGCAGCATGTCAGTTTAGCTGATGGATGTAACTCAGATGTGGCATGTGAGGGAAGTGTGAGGTTTCCTGCACTGAATTATGTGTTTAAAAAGGTGCTGTGTGTACTAACCATTtaaaataatttgctaagtgtatgTGCTTTGGACAAAGCAGGGTTTACTGTAACATTTGCTGGAAAGTCATGCCTGATAGCTAAGGATGGAGAAGGGGAGGCTGTGTAATAATGTATATGTAGTGGGGAATGTGCATGTGGAGGCTAAAACAGTAATTAATCAAAGTCCACATGACGACTGCTTGCATTTGCTCCATCGGCGCCTCGGCCACGCAGGGTTCGATGCTATAAATAAGACGTTGTCTATACTggggaaagaaaaagtaaaaaagtGTGGGAGGTTTCTGGATTGTGAAATCTGCAAATGTGTCGAATCTAAGTCTTACCCAGTGGCTAGACATAGTGACAGGTCAGAAAAAGCTCTACAGCTGGTGCATGGCGATGTAATTAGCCCGTTTAGAGAGAGCCTCTCAGGTAACAAATATGCGTTGATTCTGACGGATGACCATAGCAGATTCACATGGGTGTTTCCCATAAAGAAAAAATCTGAGGTGTTTTAAACTTTTAAGTACTGGGCTAAAAGAGTGCAAAAGCAGCTTGGTCAAGAACTATGTGCTTTGCAGACAGATTTTGGTGGTGAATTCATGTCCAATGGATTTGCTAAGTGGTTGCAGGAACAAGGTGTGCATCACAGGGTGGCAAATGTGGCTGTGCCACAGGAAAATGGGGTAGCCGAACGGCATGGTGGGATGCTACAGACTAAAATGTATGCAATGCTGCAAGATGCAGAATTACCCATGACCTATTGGGCTAAAGCCATCAAGGCAGCCAGCTACTtatccaacaggatctggactagGTCCATAGACAATATACCATACAGGGCACTGTATAACAAAGACCCTAGACTGAGCTATctaagggtttgtttgtttggagtGAAGGCCTGGGTAAATGTTCCTTTAAcccaaaggaggaaaggaggagcaagagCCAAAAAGCTAACTTTCCTGGGTtaccaaacaggaatgaaggccTATAGGTTGGCAAATGAGCAGATTTCCTTGAGTTACAGTAGATCTGCCAACTTTTGCGAGAGCAGTAACTGGGATAGAATTCATGGACAGAAGGTGTCACAGCAAGTACTTCCTTTGACTGATATCTCTCAGGATGGAAATGGGGTGAAACAGGAGGGATCTCCTAGTAGGGCCTCATCAGAGAGTGCAAAGTGAAAGGCAGATACCTAAAGTGTCCAGCAGGAGTACCAAAGGAATTCCTCCTGTGAGGTTTGGTTTTGAAACTAATGATGTGAACCATGTGTGTATAAAAGAACCGAAGTTATCAGGAGGTGATGTCTTttgaagggagagaaaaggagggtTGGCTAGAAGCCATGAAATCAGAGTTTGACTCTCTCCAAGAGAATGAAGTGTTTTCATTGACTCACCTACCGGCACAAAGAAATGCTATTGGTTGCAGATGGCTGTACAAAGTCAAATATCTTCCTGATGGGAAAATACTTAGGAAGGCCAGGCTCGTGGCCAAGGGTTATTCTCAGAAGGAGGGACAGGATTTTGACTAGATTTTTGCCCCCACTCTAAAGTCTGAGACATTAAAAGCTGCATTATGCAAGGCTGCAAGAGACAGAATGCTTGTACACCACTTTGATTTTACCACGGCATACTTGAATGCAAGTCTCAATGAGGAATTGTACATGGAGCAGATTCCTGATTTTGAAAGTAAGAACAAGCAGGGGGTGCTGAGACTACATAAGGCAATCTATGGTTTAAAGCAGAGTGCTCGTGTGTGGTCACAACGCCTTAGCAAGGCTTTAACCAATCTtggttgtatttttttattttataataattttattggtttttataatacaaattttccatgatagtaaacaacaataaaagcaatatgaaattcaaaatcaaaattctaactctatgttgttataatttcttgaattcataacaaaaaaaacaaattagaggaaaatttatgacttccccatcacctctctccgcctcttaataaaatattcatcccatcgtaattggtctgatcttaactgttataaattcatttaactttcatagaacattttctattaatctaaatgattataactcttactattaattgtatcttctagatcagattaataaatattcttccattttccccagttttaattcatattcacagtatttcatccaatcctcccattcaaatgtaaccggattgtgatcagagaaagttcttggtaaaatatgtattttacgtagttgcgtaaaaattgatttactagaccaaatcatgtctattctggagtgtgagtcatgtctcgctgaataaaaggtatattctttggctgtagtattcattgttctccagatgtcttgtaattccaattctgtagccatggtgaagaaagttttaggtaaacatccttcattttcgtcttttgcttttgattttttatccaaaattgggagaataacgccatttaagtcacccatcaataaaatctggtcattagcatactgagagatcagttcatgcaactgtccataaaattttgtttttccttcattgggagcatatattcctactacaatcgtcttttgcccc from the Euleptes europaea isolate rEulEur1 chromosome 1, rEulEur1.hap1, whole genome shotgun sequence genome contains:
- the LOC130473175 gene encoding LOW QUALITY PROTEIN: zinc finger protein 862-like (The sequence of the model RefSeq protein was modified relative to this genomic sequence to represent the inferred CDS: inserted 1 base in 1 codon); protein product: MEVMLVGKPELLNDIVLNIVLSTFDGVQLTLADSVKSHGVITGPPALVLEKQVNAAASKVLQFAVVDACCQHVDFVKDCEKHIRAMFRFYEASPERLRELQLVASCLGQKVAKLMDLNNVRAKIILTGVEYLHQRFDSEKSLQVLKNMEVFDTASWPDCCHFASFGNTEILSLAKHFERSLTSSYSEDGLVREWFEFKTVTQDLPFSALCRKAIAERQRFPVLSKLASVAACLCTSTASCQQGFVIMNLIRTYERLKLSYKVANSLMMVAVNGVXVQEYDPRPAIEHWYLTSGRRC